In one window of Hyperolius riggenbachi isolate aHypRig1 unplaced genomic scaffold, aHypRig1.pri scaffold_197, whole genome shotgun sequence DNA:
- the LOC137543747 gene encoding bone morphogenetic protein 15-like, translating into MSRSRNKPISSGVTAQNACQSSLAVTSNFKGFSCLTFDLCRLQTLKRFQPNIQTTEESWQIQKLNFIVEALKREELVRATLMHPRVLRFGNTYYLCQVDLMPSGGFSSKVRVLPGMRMWAETEMTFYVKQLAEHDQEALHIQLLCKSTKKPPSAALAVSQAPIPFLLLYLNHTVHRQAKKNIVPLDSTRSGSLLRKPRQAETVGIKLPKIASQIGQSRNYCSLHPFWVSFHQLGWEHWIIAPHRYNPGFCKGDCPRILYSEYNSPNHAIIQNYINQVVNGNIPRPSCVPYSYGRISVLMIEHGGNILYKEYENMMAETCTCR; encoded by the exons ATGTCCAGATCCAGGAATAAGCCTATTTCCTCAGGCGTGACAGCACAGAATGCCTGTCAATCCTCTCTGGCTGTGACAAGCAACTTCAAAGGTTTTTCCTGTCTCACCTTTGATCTTTGCCGACTTCAAACACTCAAACGCTTCCAGCCCAATATTCAGACGacag aAGAATCTTGGCAGATCCAAAAGTTGAACTTTATTGTTGAAGCACTAAAAAGAGAAGAGCTAGTGAGAGCAACTTTGATGCACCCAAGAGTACTTCGTTTTGGAAACACTTACTATTTGTGCCAAGTTGACCTTATGCCCAGTGGTGGTTTCTCCTCCAAAGTTAGAGTTCTCCCTGGAATGCGTATGTGGGCAGAGACAGAAATGACATTCTATGTAAAACAATTAGCTGAACATGACCAAGAAGCACTTCACATTCAACTGTTATGTAAGAGCACTAAGAAACCCCCCTCAGCTGCATTGGCTGTTTCCCAAGCTCCTATTCCATTCTTGCTTCTTTACTTAAACCACACCGTTCACCGGCAAGCCAAAAAGAATATTGTCCCTTTGGATTCAACTAGGTCAGGCTCACTGCTAAGAAAACCACGTCAAGCAGAGACTGTTGGCATTAAGCTTCCAAAGATTGCCTCCCAAATTGGACAGTCCAGGAATTATTGTTCATTACATCCATTTTGGGTCAGTTTTCACCAGCTAGGATGGGAGCACTGGATTATTGCTCCACATAGGTACAACCCTGGATTTTGTAAGGGAGACTGTCCACGGATCCTTTATTCAGAGTATAATTCTCCCAACCATGCTATTATTCAGAACTATATCAATCAAGTTGTTAATGGAAATATCCCACGTCCATCTTGCGTACCTTACTCCTATGGTCGAATTAGTGTACTTATGATTGAACATGGAGGAAATATCCTTTATAAAGAATATGAAAACATGATGGCAGAGACTTGCACTTGTCGATAG